A genomic segment from Vigna unguiculata cultivar IT97K-499-35 unplaced genomic scaffold, ASM411807v1 contig_58, whole genome shotgun sequence encodes:
- the LOC114172457 gene encoding uncharacterized protein LOC114172457, translating into MADQNQEAGAGGGISPIQMQALTQHLERLLRQANDEIHERIDRLENERVTRRGVRRQEARVVRYDEERRDREQWSNPLQGIKLNIPSFAGKNDPESYLNWELKMENVFDCGNFEEEQKVRLAAAEFSHYALIWWHKLQRERQRDGDPPVDTWEELRRLMRRRYVPASYQRDMKFKLQRITQGSRSVEDYHKEMEMLMIQAKLEEDPEVTMARFISGLNTDIRDVVELQEFVEMDDLLHKAIQVEEQLKRKGASRRAVSSSTSGWKDKAKREGYKSSPYSAKGESSSAMSTKATKEADPKTSKGNEAVPKRTRDITCFKCQGKGHYAYECPTKRTVVIRDDGGYSSESDTAEESEGDEDEDVGPEMNEKGLLMVRRLLGSHIGALDQSQRDNIFHTRCTVQGQLCMVIVDSGSCANVASTRLVSKLNLPTKPHPRPYRLQWLSDEGEIKVKQQVEVPIVIGTYSDVISCDVVPMEACHLLLGRPWQHDHKTIHDGFSNKISFAHQGKKVVLKPLSPQEVCHDQVRLREKIMREKKDLEKIAKEREVRKVLLARQPLYMLVCKPVVNTNPEFSTSLPSSISSILQEFKDVFPSDLPGGLPPLRGIEHQVDLIPGATIPNRPAYRSNPEETKEIQRQKDGSWRMCSDCRSVNSITIKYRHPIPRLDDLLDELHGAQVFSKIDLRSGYNQIRIREGDEWKTAFKTKFGLYEWLVMPFGLTNAPSTFMRLMNHVLRDFIGHFVVVYFDDILIYNADLDLHAQHLHSVLSALRHEKLYANLEKCMFCQDHVVFLGFVVSSKGVEVDQAKVKAIQEWPTPKTVSDIRSFHGLASFYRRFVKDFSTLAAPLNELVKKNVSFKWGEKQEKAFQTLKQRLVSAPILALPNFYKSFEIECDASGIGIGAVLLQEGHPIAYFSEKLSGTALNYSTYDKELYALVRALKTWQHYLFPKEFVIHSDHESLKYLKAQGKLNKRHAKWVEFLEQFPYVIKYKKGKGNVVADALSRRHALLSMVETKLLGFEVLKGLYEDDKEFGQRYKECEKMPKDEYYRFEGFLFRANRLCVPQSSIRELLVKEAHRGGLMGHFGVHKTYDILHEHFYWVNMKKDVAKLCESCIECRQAKSKVLPQGLYTPLPVPEHPWVALSMDFVLGLPKSSAGRDSILVVHSPFEVVYGFNPLSPLDLLPVPNISMFKLTDGQAKADFVRKLHEKVKDQITKKNESYAKQANKGRRKVVFQPGDWVWVHMRKERFPEQRKSKLLPRGNGPFQVLERINDNAYKIQMPDVSDLTTNPVQEGGNDEDISHQYGSKLTNDEENSLQGIGGPMTRSKAKQTKATLQRLILNLLEDVVKDPSTPHKLVYYTTWKDEAWKDEDELQTCG; encoded by the exons ATGGCAGACCAGAATCAAGAAGCAGGTGCAGGAGGTGGCATTAGTCCTATTCAGATGCAAGCTCTTACTCAACATCTTGAACGATTACTCCGACAAGCTAATGATGAGATACATGAGAGAATTGATAGATTGGAGAATGAAAGAGTAACACGAAGAGGTGTAAGGAGGCAAGAAGCAAGGGTAGTGAGATATGATGAAGAAAGGAGGGATAGGGAGCAGTGGAGCAATCCTCTCCAAGGAATTAAGCTAAACATTCCCTCTTTTGCAGGAAAGAATGATCCAGAATCCTACCTTAATTGGGAGCTCAAGATGGAGAATGTTTTTGATTGTGGAAACTTTGAAGAGGAGCAAAAAGTGAGGTTGGCAGCAGCCGAATTCTCACACTATGCTTTGATTTGGTGGCACAAGCTTCAGAGGGAGAGACAAAGAGATGGAGATCCACCCGTAGATACATGGGAGGAATTGAGGAGGCTCATGAGGAGGAGATATGTGCCTGCATCTTATCAAAGGGACATGAAGTTTAAGCTTCAAAGAATTACCCAAGGAAGTCGAAGTGTGGAGGATTACCACAAAGAGATGGAAATGTTGATGATCCAAGCCAAACTTGAGGAAGATCCTGAGGTAACAATGGCCAGGTTCATTAGTGGATTGAATACTGACATACGTGATGTGGTTGAGCTGCAGGAGTTTGTGGAGATGGATGACCTTCTCCATAAAGCCATTCAGGTGGAAGAGCAACTCAAAAGGAAGGGAGCTTCAAGGAGGGCagtttcttcttctacttctggATGGAAGGACAAGGCTAAGAGGGAGGGATATAAGTCATCACCCTACTCGGCCAAGGGAGAGAGCAGTTCGGCCATGAGTACCAAGGCCACTAAGGAGGCTGACCCTAAGACTTCGAAGGGTAATGAGGCTGTTCCAAAAAGGACTAGAGACATTACATGTTTCAAGTGCCAAGGAAAGGGTCACTACGCCTATGAATGCCCCACCAAGAGGACTGTTGTGATTAGAGATGATGGTGGATATTCCAGTGAGTCAGATACAGCTGAAGAATCTGAAGGAGATGAGGATGAGGATGTAGGACCTGAAATGAACGAGAAGGGCTTGTTGATGGTGAGGAGGCTGTTAGGATCTCATATAGGGGCACTGGATCAAAGCCAAAGGGACAACATTTTCCACACTAGGTGTACTGTCCAAGGGCAACTTTGCATGGTGATTGTGGATAGTGGGAGTTGCGCCAATGTGGCTAGTACCAGGCTAGTATCCAAGTTGAATCTTCCTACCAAGCCCCATCCAAGACCTTATCGTTTGCAATGGTTAAGTGATGAAGGAGAAATTAAGGTGAAGCAGCAAGTGGAGGTGCCCATAGTCATTGGAACCTATTCAGACGTGATCTCATGCGATGTGGTGCCAATGGAGGCATGTCATTTATTGTTGGGAAGACCATGGCAACATGACCACAAGACCATCCATGATGGATTCTCCAACAAGATCTCTTTTGCGCATCAAGGAAAGAAGGTGGTGCTTAAACCTTTAAGCCCACAAGAGGTGTGTCATGATCAAGTGAGATTGAGAGAGAAAAtcatgagagaaaagaaagatcTTGAGA AGATAGCAAAGGAGAGGGAAGTGAGGAAGGTGTTGTTGGCAAGGCAGCCCTTATATATGTTGGTTTGCAAACCTGTTGTGAATACTAACCCCGAATTTTCCACTTCCTTGCCATCTTCTATTTCTTCTATTTTGCAGGAATTCAAGGATGTTTTTCCTTCAGATTTACCTGGTGGATTACCACCATTGAGAGGGATAGAACATCAAGTGGATTTGATACCTGGAGCCACCATTCCAAACAGGCCAGCTTATAGGAGCAACCCCGAGGAGACCAAGGAGATACAAAGGCAA AAAGATGGATCTTGGCGCATGTGTAGTGATTGTAGAAGTGTGAATAGCATTACCATtaagtataggcatcccattcctagacTTGATGATTTACTTGATGAATTGCATGGTGCACAAGTGTTTTCGAAAATTGATTTAAGGAGTGGATACAACCAAATTCGGATTAGGGAAGGGGATGAATGGAAAACTGcttttaaaaccaaatttggcTTGTATGAGTGGCTGGTTATGCCATTTGGATTAACTAATGCACCAAGCACATTCATGAGGTTGATGAATCATGTTCTTCGAGACTTTATAGGGCACTTTGTGGTAGTgtattttgatgacattttgatATACAATGCTGATTTAGACTTGCATGCTCAACATTTGCATTCTGTGTTATCTGCTTTGAGACATGAAAAGTTGTATGCCAATCTTGAGAAATGCATGTTTTGTCAAGACCATGTGGTATTTCTGGGTTTTGTGGTGAGTTCAAAAGGGGTAGAAGTTGATCAAGCCAAAGTGAAGGCCATCCAAGAGTGGCCAACACCCAAAACCGTGAGTGACATTAGGAGTTTTCATGGGCtagctagtttctataggaggtttgtgaaAGATTTCAGTACCTTAGCCGCCCCTCTAAATGAGTTAGTGAAGAAGAACGTGAGTTTCAAATGgggggaaaaacaagaaaaggcTTTCCAAACTCTTAAGCAAAGACTGGTGAGTGCACCCATCCTAGCATTGCCCAATTTTTACAAATCCTTTGAGATAGAATGTGACGCATCTGGCATAGGCATAGGAGCTGTTCTACTTCAAGAAGGCCATCCCATAGCTTACTTCAGTGAAAAATTAAGTGGAACAGCCTTGAATTACTCTACCTATGACAAGGAACTCTATGCCTTAGTGAGAGCCCTCAAAACTTGGCAACATTATCTCTTTCCCAAGGAGTTTGTTAtccatagtgaccatgagtctcTTAAGTACCTTAAGGCTCAAGGTAAGCTTAATAAAAGACATGCCAAATGGGTTGAGTTCTTAGAGCAATTTCCATATGTCATTAAATACAAGAAAGGGAAGGGAAATGTAGTTGCTGATGCCCTATCTAGGAGACATGCACTATTATCTATGGTAGAGACCAAATTGCTAGGTTTCGAAGTGCTGAAAGGGTTGTATGAGGATGATAAGGAGTTCGGCCAAAGGTATAAAGAGTGTGAAAAGATGCCTAAGGATGAGTACTATAGATTTGAGGGGTTCTTGTTTAGAGCGAATAGGCTATGTGTTCCTCAATCTTCCATTAGAGAACTCTTAGTGAAGGAAGCACATAGAGGAGGGTTGATGGGTCATTTTGGAGTACATAAGACTTATGACATCTTGCATGAGCATTTCTATTGGGTTAACATGAAAAAGGATGTAGCCAAACTTTGTGAGTCATGCATTGAGTGTAGACAAGCTAAGTCTAAAGTGCTTCCCCAAGGTCTATACACCCCTCTTCCTGTTCCTGAACACCCCTGGGTAGCTTTGTCCATGGATTTCGTGCTTGGATTACCTAAATCAAGTGCTGGCCGAGACTCCATACTAGTTGT TCATTctccttttgaggttgtgtatgggtttaACCCTTTATCTCCACTTGATTTATTACCTGTGCCTAATATTTCTATGTTTAAGCTTACTGATGGACAGGCAAAGGCAGATTTTGTGCGGAAGCTGCATGAGAAAGTTAAAGATCAAATCACCAAGAAGAATGAAAGCTACGCCAAGCAAGCCAACAAAGGTAGGAGGAAAGTTGTCTTCCAACCCGGAGATTGGGTGTGGGTACACATGAGGAAGGAGAGATTTCCCGAACAAAGGAAATCCAAGTTGCTTCCTAGAGGAAATGGGCCATTCCAAGTATTGGAAAGAATCAATGACAATGCCTACAAGATCCAAATGCCAG ATGTTTCGGATTTGACGACAAATCCTGTTCAAGAGGGAGGGAATGATGAGGACATCTCTCACCAGTATGGATCCAAACTAACAAATGATGAGGAGAACTCTTTGCAAGGGATAGGAGGTCCTATGACTAGATCCAAGGCCAAGCAAACCAAGGCAACATTACAAAGGTTAATTCTCAATCTCTTGGAAGATGTGGTCAAGGATCCTTCAACACCACACAAGCTTGTTTACTACACCACTTGGAAGGATGAAGCTTGGAAGGATGAGGACGAGCTCCAAACATGTGGATAG